Below is a genomic region from Echinicola rosea.
ATCGATCGCTTGCCCACCGTCAAAGAGCACCACTTGGTAATTGTACACCAATGATTCCGTATTCAGTCCTGTATCGGTATAAAGGGTGTCACTGGTGGTGGCGACTACTTCTGGATTGCCACTGTCATTAAATCCTTCTTCCCGTAACAATTGGTATTCATAAGGCCCAGGGTACTGCTGGGTGTCGATATCATAAGGTGGTGTCCATTTGACAAAGATCTCTCCATTTTCTACATCAGTTTCTTCGATACTAACGTTGGTGATGATGGGGACATCGACATCAATAGTCAAGCAAAATTCTTCAGATACAATGCTTTCTCCACCTCTCGGCTGTGGGTAGGTAGCTACTAACCTATAGCAGTAGGTGTTGCCTGGTGCCAGGCCTTCACCGTCGTTGTCATCCAAGAATTCGTAGGTTTGCATATCCGTGGTACCGATAAGCTCATATCCATCTCTGATGCCTGTTTCACAGGAATCCGGGGTATAGGGATTGCTGTTGACACTACGCCAGATTTGCATGGTTTCGGCACTATTTCCACATGAATATGGATCCCAGGTGATTGCGGCGGACCTCCCGACATCCTGCTCCACCGATTGAATGACGGGAGGAGGGCCGACAACACGGATGTTCCAGGTTTGGATATCTACCAGTGCAGGGCCGGATTCGGGATCATCCGTGATCCTGATTCTTACTTGATATTCCCTGGACCGCACGTGGTTGCATACCGTCTGCCAATCAAAGTTTACAATGCCAGGGGAAGATTGGAAAGTTTCTTCAGGATTGTAGGAAGCGGGGGAGGAAGTAATCTCAATGGGGTCACCGAAGACTTCAATCTTGATGTCATCTCCATCCGGATCACTGCCTTGGATGATTTGTTCAATGTCTGTGCCGGCTACTACACAGAGATCATCCGGTACTTGGAGTTGTGGACGTTGATTATCGGAGTTCTCGATGATGATCTGCATGTCCCGTACCACATAGCCGATTTTCCGGTATTCTCCATCGATCTTTCGCCATTCCTCAATATGGAAAGCGACATTATATTGTCCGGCAATACCTGGCGCATCCCAAATGAGGTCTCCTGTCAACGGGTCCATGGAAATGTACGGATTTGGTGAGCCATCCTCGCGGTTAAAGCTGAATTCATTGGAAGCAGGACTGCGGTAGTTGCCTACTGGTCGTTGAAAATCCTGCAAAGGTACCACGTCGTCAAAACGATAGGCGATACTGTCCCCATCGGGATCATAAGCCCCGGGGTTGTGGATATATCGGGTGTTGATCTGGCCGTTGTCCACTGGTGGAATGGTCAGTACCGGAGAGTTGTTGACACCGACAAAAGGGTCAATGGTGATCATGGTTTCTATATAAAAAGGAGTATTGACCGAATTGTCCATGTTGAGGGTCAGGTCATTTCGGTTGAATTCCTGAAAACGGATCGTATATTCGCCCGGACCTTGGTAAGTGTGGGTGATGACAAATACGTTTTTCTCGATTTGGTTTCCCAAGGACTCTACAGTGCTAAACTCACTTTCAGTATTGAGATTTTCTACCACTCTTCCGTCACCGAATTCGATCCGTCCAGGTCCGAATACTACGGAGGACCGGGTGTCTGTGTAGCCGACCACGGTAATGCGGTAGGTCAGGGATTGGGTGGATATTCTTTCTGCAATGATCTCTCCTGCCCTGATGTGGGTGGCCATGGCTTGTTGGAGCCCAAAGAGGAATAGGATAGTGGAGAGTAAGAGAAAAGCTTTAGATTTCATATATCTCATAAGTTTTTACACCGATTGCGCCGTATTTGTAATGTTTTCATATCGCATTACTTAAAAATTTCACGTAAAATTACTTGAATTTTATATACGTAGTTAACTTAAATTTTTGCTCAATTTGTATCTATATACGGATTAAAGTTAATGAAGTGTCCCTATTTATCTAAATACAACCCAAAAATTAAGTGATTAGAGAGTAAAAAGTATGAAAAAGTGCTGAAAATCCTCGTTTTGAAGTTATTTAGAACCTTTTAAAATAAGCTTATTACGTATGAAGTGGATTGTTTGCTAAACTTTCGGCATTTAACTTTGTTAACGAGATTGCAAAATAAAACCATCTACATTAAATAAAGAAAAACGTTTATGAGTTGGGTAACCAAAACCTTTACTAGCACTTTGGGACGAAAGTTGCTAATGGCCCTGACAGGATTATTCCTGATACTGTTTTTAGTCGGCCACGTTTCAGGAAACATGTTATTGTTCAAGGATGATGGCGGCCAAGCCTTTAATGAATACGCCAAGTTTATGACCACCAATCCTGCCGTGAAGGTGCTATCTTACCTGACCTATATTTCCATTTTTGCACACGTTGTTTATGCAATTATTTTGTCGGCAAAAAACAAAAAGGCAAGGCCTATCGGATATGCTGAAACCAAAGCGAGTACCAATAGCAGTTGGAATTCCAGAAATATGGGGATATTGGGTACGATCATTTTGATCTTTATTGTTGTCCACCTTCAGAATTTCTGGGCACAAATGCATTGGGGAGGTATTCCTACAGTGACCTATGAATCTGGCGAATTTAAAGATTTGTACGCAGTAGTGTATGGAGCCTTTGCAAATATCGGTCTTGTGGCCTTGTATGTGGTAGCAATGGCATTTTTGGCTTTTCACCTAAATCATGGATTTGCAAGTGCATTCCAAACATTAGGGCTGAATCATAAAAAATATACGCCTGCGATCAAGTTTATAGGAACTGCATTTTCTATCATTGTTCCGGCATTGTTTGCTTCCATGCCGATTTACATCTATTTCTCAACTTTGAATTAATAACTAGCCAATATGATACTTGATTCTAAAATACCAGCAGGTTCATTAGCTGAAAAGTGGACGAAACATAAATTCAACATGAAGTTGGTCAACCCGGCCAACAAGAGAAAGTATGATGTGATCGTTGTCGGAACTGGTCTGGCCGGAGCCTCTGCGGCAGCATCGTTGGCGGAGTTAGGCTATAATGTGAAGGCCTTTTGCTTTCAGGACAGCCCACGTAGAGCGCACTCTATCGCTGCCCAAGGTGGTATCAACGCTGCCAAAAACTATCAAAATGACGGTGACTCGGTATATAGGTTGTTTTATGACACCATCAAAGGTGGTGATTACCGCTCCAGAGAAGCCAATGTACACCGACTTGCAGAAGTATCTGTCAATATCATTGACCAATGTGTGGCACAAGGTGTTCCTTTTGCCCGCGAATATGGTGGGTTATTGGCCAACCGCTCCTTTGGTGGAGCTCAGGTGTCCAGGACGTTTTATGCAAGGGGTCAAACTGGGCAGCAGTTGCTCTTGGGTGCATACTCAGCACTAAGCCGTCAGGTGGCGAATGGGAAGGTGAAGCTTTACCCACGTACCGAACTGATGGATGTGGTGACCATCGATGGCAAAGCCAGAGGGATCGTTACCCGAAACCTGATCACCGGAGCTATAGAGTCCCACAGTAGCCATGCTGTATTGCTGTGTACC
It encodes:
- a CDS encoding T9SS type B sorting domain-containing protein, translating into MKSKAFLLLSTILFLFGLQQAMATHIRAGEIIAERISTQSLTYRITVVGYTDTRSSVVFGPGRIEFGDGRVVENLNTESEFSTVESLGNQIEKNVFVITHTYQGPGEYTIRFQEFNRNDLTLNMDNSVNTPFYIETMITIDPFVGVNNSPVLTIPPVDNGQINTRYIHNPGAYDPDGDSIAYRFDDVVPLQDFQRPVGNYRSPASNEFSFNREDGSPNPYISMDPLTGDLIWDAPGIAGQYNVAFHIEEWRKIDGEYRKIGYVVRDMQIIIENSDNQRPQLQVPDDLCVVAGTDIEQIIQGSDPDGDDIKIEVFGDPIEITSSPASYNPEETFQSSPGIVNFDWQTVCNHVRSREYQVRIRITDDPESGPALVDIQTWNIRVVGPPPVIQSVEQDVGRSAAITWDPYSCGNSAETMQIWRSVNSNPYTPDSCETGIRDGYELIGTTDMQTYEFLDDNDGEGLAPGNTYCYRLVATYPQPRGGESIVSEEFCLTIDVDVPIITNVSIEETDVENGEIFVKWTPPYDIDTQQYPGPYEYQLLREEGFNDSGNPEVVATTSDTLYTDTGLNTESLVYNYQVVLFDGGQAIDTSSVASSVWLQPTIINEAIELNWDFNVPWNNSLGQYTHEVYRNRTDPDASDADNFELIAEVDVSANGFTFLDDGSHNGVPLSRETEYCYYVITKGAYNVDMITYPLENNSQVICARPDDNRLPCPPVLTFDGPVCEELLANEDCNFNAFYHDLSWEPDFSGDCDDELGSFNIYFSPNGDEGTFELISTESSLSRDATISELEDYKGCYYITAVDRSGNESEPSNIVCVDNCPNYELPNAFTPNGDGTNDTFMAFDNPFPRCPRFVEAVEIHIYNRWGSLVFEYNSATSNENDIYVRWDGRDQNGNELPAGTYFYSATVLYDTNDESAGQEELKGHIQIIK
- a CDS encoding succinate dehydrogenase cytochrome b subunit; its protein translation is MSWVTKTFTSTLGRKLLMALTGLFLILFLVGHVSGNMLLFKDDGGQAFNEYAKFMTTNPAVKVLSYLTYISIFAHVVYAIILSAKNKKARPIGYAETKASTNSSWNSRNMGILGTIILIFIVVHLQNFWAQMHWGGIPTVTYESGEFKDLYAVVYGAFANIGLVALYVVAMAFLAFHLNHGFASAFQTLGLNHKKYTPAIKFIGTAFSIIVPALFASMPIYIYFSTLN